In the Paenibacillus pabuli genome, one interval contains:
- the garR gene encoding 2-hydroxy-3-oxopropionate reductase, translated as MAKKIGFIGLGIMGKPMALNLRKKGHELTVNDLNQEAVQILVESGATAASSPREVAENCEIIITMLPASQHVQAVVLGEQGILSGAKEGSVIIDMSSITPAVSIALAEEAAKKGVGFLDAPVSGGEPKAIDGTLAIMVGGKESVFEQAKSVLFDMGTAVTLVGDSGCGVTAKLANQIIVNLNIAAMSEALVLAAKAGIDIDKMYQAIRGGLAGSAVLDAKVPLILERNFAPGGTIAINMKDITNVMDTAHEIGVPLPLSSHLLEMFHALKVDGKLMDDHGGIVQYYEKLANVEVRGLGHENK; from the coding sequence ATGGCTAAAAAAATTGGTTTTATTGGATTAGGTATTATGGGGAAACCGATGGCTCTAAACCTCAGAAAAAAAGGACACGAATTAACCGTTAATGACCTAAATCAGGAAGCGGTTCAAATATTGGTCGAATCAGGTGCCACTGCAGCTTCATCACCAAGAGAAGTCGCTGAAAACTGTGAAATCATCATCACGATGCTCCCTGCGTCTCAACATGTGCAGGCAGTTGTTTTGGGTGAACAAGGCATTTTATCCGGAGCCAAAGAAGGCTCGGTTATTATCGATATGAGTTCCATCACTCCTGCTGTTTCCATCGCTCTTGCTGAAGAAGCTGCGAAAAAAGGCGTCGGCTTCTTGGATGCACCCGTTAGCGGCGGAGAACCTAAAGCCATTGATGGTACATTAGCAATTATGGTAGGCGGCAAAGAAAGCGTATTCGAACAAGCCAAGTCCGTATTGTTTGACATGGGGACAGCTGTTACCTTGGTTGGAGATAGCGGATGTGGAGTTACAGCGAAGCTCGCGAATCAAATTATCGTTAACTTGAATATCGCTGCGATGTCCGAAGCACTTGTCCTGGCAGCTAAAGCGGGCATTGATATCGATAAAATGTATCAGGCGATCCGAGGCGGATTAGCGGGCAGTGCAGTTCTTGATGCCAAAGTTCCGCTGATTCTGGAAAGAAACTTTGCTCCAGGAGGCACGATCGCGATCAATATGAAAGATATTACAAATGTCATGGATACAGCTCACGAGATTGGAGTACCTCTCCCACTATCCAGTCATCTGTTAGAAATGTTCCATGCGCTAAAGGTTGACGGAAAATTAATGGACGACCACGGGGGTATCGTGCAGTATTATGA
- a CDS encoding GntR family transcriptional regulator produces MHENNSSRPAYHQCYEILRDKILNGELPSGTKIVEEKLAAELGVSRTPIRDSIRKLENEGLIVQKKVVKPTEKDLRNLFNVRILLEGYSAKCAANFLKDNEIEELYTYVEIGRSGTKDEIMSANESFHNDIVKASNNPLMIDIIDRMQAIIYLFRKTVVIYNRPHLIDEHEEIYDAIKSRNGEKAEELMKKHLENDLNFYLHVMSNQ; encoded by the coding sequence GTGCATGAAAATAATAGCTCACGACCGGCGTATCATCAGTGTTATGAAATTCTCCGTGACAAGATTTTAAACGGTGAGCTTCCTAGCGGTACGAAGATTGTTGAAGAGAAACTGGCTGCAGAGCTTGGAGTTAGCAGAACGCCCATAAGGGATTCTATACGAAAATTGGAGAACGAAGGATTAATTGTTCAAAAAAAAGTGGTTAAGCCGACGGAAAAGGATTTACGTAATTTATTTAATGTTCGCATATTGTTGGAAGGGTATTCAGCCAAATGCGCGGCGAATTTCCTGAAAGACAACGAGATTGAGGAACTGTATACGTATGTGGAGATCGGGAGATCGGGGACCAAAGATGAGATTATGTCGGCTAACGAAAGCTTTCACAATGACATTGTAAAAGCAAGTAATAATCCGCTCATGATCGATATTATAGACCGGATGCAGGCTATTATTTATCTGTTCAGGAAGACCGTTGTGATCTATAATCGTCCTCATCTGATTGATGAGCATGAAGAAATTTATGATGCAATCAAGTCGAGAAATGGCGAGAAAGCAGAAGAGTTGATGAAAAAACATCTGGAGAACGATCTGAACTTTTATCTTCATGTTATGAGCAATCAGTAA
- a CDS encoding VOC family protein: protein MSQDIWINLPVKDVEKSTAFFNEIGFDAMSVGSERAKLTIGQTTLLLFPEAVFEKFTGSTIADTSHCAEIIFSLGAESREEVDAIIQKVESAGGSIFGKPSENEGWMYGAGFADLDGHRWNLLYMDESNMPKR from the coding sequence ATGTCACAGGATATCTGGATTAACCTGCCGGTCAAAGACGTTGAGAAATCGACTGCCTTTTTCAATGAGATTGGTTTCGATGCGATGAGCGTTGGTAGCGAAAGAGCTAAGCTAACCATCGGCCAAACAACACTTCTGCTCTTCCCGGAGGCGGTGTTTGAGAAATTCACAGGTTCAACAATCGCAGATACTTCCCATTGTGCAGAAATTATATTTTCACTTGGTGCCGAAAGCAGAGAAGAAGTCGACGCGATTATTCAAAAAGTAGAATCTGCCGGAGGAAGTATCTTTGGCAAACCGAGTGAAAATGAGGGCTGGATGTACGGTGCCGGATTTGCCGACCTGGACGGTCACCGGTGGAACCTGCTGTACATGGATGAGAGCAACATGCCGAAACGCTAA
- the rarD gene encoding EamA family transporter RarD — protein MNNGLVNAIIAYIMWGVLPLYWKLFNDVPAGEILSHRVVWSFVFMGILVAVQRRWGDMKRIAANRSHLLSLTASGLLIAVNWLIFIWAVNNGHVVETSLGYYLNPLLNVLLAVVFLHEKPNRGQWLAIAIAGVAVLIIAIDYGRFPWVAISLAVSFGLYGLAKKKTVQDASVGLLSETAVVLPIALGYWIYLTVMGESTAWTLPPSMFVGLILSGVVTALPLLFFARAAARMSLSTLGFVQFIGPTIMLFLSIFVFKESVSPVLLVGFALIWTALVVYAISSVRGTKLAKVS, from the coding sequence ATGAATAACGGGTTAGTCAACGCTATTATTGCTTATATTATGTGGGGGGTTCTCCCGCTCTATTGGAAATTGTTTAACGATGTGCCGGCAGGCGAGATTCTGTCCCACCGGGTCGTCTGGTCGTTTGTCTTCATGGGTATTCTCGTCGCCGTCCAGCGCCGCTGGGGTGATATGAAGCGGATTGCTGCTAACCGATCACACCTGCTATCCCTCACCGCAAGCGGACTGCTGATTGCAGTGAATTGGCTCATCTTCATCTGGGCGGTCAACAATGGGCACGTTGTCGAGACAAGTCTCGGTTATTATTTGAACCCGCTGCTGAACGTGCTGCTAGCGGTTGTCTTCCTTCATGAGAAGCCAAACCGCGGCCAGTGGCTCGCCATTGCCATCGCTGGGGTCGCGGTACTCATTATCGCTATCGACTATGGTCGTTTTCCGTGGGTCGCGATCTCACTGGCTGTATCGTTTGGCTTGTATGGACTTGCTAAGAAGAAGACGGTACAAGACGCTTCTGTAGGCTTGCTGTCAGAGACGGCTGTAGTCCTGCCCATCGCGCTTGGCTACTGGATCTATTTGACTGTCATGGGAGAGTCTACGGCATGGACGCTGCCTCCATCCATGTTCGTTGGACTGATTCTTTCCGGTGTGGTAACGGCGCTGCCGCTATTATTTTTTGCGCGTGCGGCCGCACGCATGTCGCTGTCCACACTCGGATTCGTACAATTCATCGGGCCGACAATCATGCTATTCCTAAGCATATTTGTGTTTAAGGAATCGGTTTCGCCGGTTCTTCTCGTCGGCTTCGCACTGATCTGGACAGCACTCGTCGTATACGCGATATCCTCAGTTCGCGGCACAAAACTTGCGAAAGTGAGTTGA
- a CDS encoding SDR family NAD(P)-dependent oxidoreductase, giving the protein MDMGLNNKIALVTGSTKGIGKAIAIQLAKEGVNVLINGRNHEDVERVVGEIKSAYPNTTPQNATADIVNAAEREALFAKFPHVDILVNNTGIYEIMSYYDVDDTVWEKYIQTNVISANALTKYYMPDMLNSGFGRIIFIASEEAVMPGHMPQYAVTKSMLLSLSKSLSKLTVGTEVTVNTIMPGPTLSEHVQQIIESVYQDESMTFEEKEKAFMAANLPQSELQRFIRPSEIGRLAAFLCSPYAAPFKGSPIRMDGGMVPTIY; this is encoded by the coding sequence ATGGATATGGGGTTAAATAACAAAATAGCGTTGGTAACAGGTTCAACGAAAGGAATTGGCAAAGCGATTGCCATCCAGTTGGCCAAAGAAGGAGTCAATGTACTTATTAATGGACGGAATCATGAAGATGTTGAACGCGTAGTCGGAGAAATCAAGTCTGCCTATCCAAATACTACGCCTCAAAATGCGACAGCCGATATCGTCAATGCTGCCGAGCGGGAAGCATTGTTTGCTAAGTTCCCGCACGTTGATATTTTGGTAAATAACACCGGGATATATGAGATCATGTCTTATTACGACGTAGATGACACCGTGTGGGAAAAATACATTCAGACGAATGTGATTTCCGCAAATGCACTGACCAAATATTATATGCCCGATATGCTAAACAGCGGCTTTGGCCGGATCATCTTTATAGCGAGTGAAGAAGCCGTGATGCCAGGTCATATGCCGCAATATGCCGTCACCAAATCCATGCTGCTTTCGTTATCGAAGAGTCTGTCCAAATTGACAGTGGGGACGGAAGTAACGGTCAATACGATTATGCCTGGACCAACACTTTCAGAGCATGTACAACAGATCATTGAGAGCGTTTATCAGGATGAAAGCATGACTTTTGAGGAAAAAGAAAAAGCGTTCATGGCTGCCAATCTTCCGCAATCCGAGTTGCAGCGTTTCATCAGACCGAGCGAGATCGGCAGACTTGCTGCATTTCTATGCAGCCCTTATGCAGCTCCATTCAAAGGTTCACCGATTCGTATGGATGGGGGAATGGTCCCGACGATTTACTAA